The genome window GGTGGGATGTCCAACGGACTCATGCATGGTAAGACTCAGGTGAAGTCCGTCAAGCACAAGATCCATTACACCCGAAGGACCTTCCGGTGCTTTCACCTTCATAATAGCTTCTTCCCTGGCTTTCTCAGCCCATGCTATCATATCTACCTGCTCTATCCATTCCCATCCGGCTATCCTTGCGCCATCCTGAAGAGAGCGGCTCTGCATATCATTATTATGCACAGCGTACGCTATCAGAATAGGCTGTGTAAATGTCAGATCGGATGAGACCAGTGTTCCCTCTGTGTTCCCGAAGACTCTCTTTCTTCTTTCGAACCAGAGATATGACCAGCTCATGCTTATCAATGGAGAGGAATGAATAATATCAGCCGCGCTTGAAAGAAGATCCATCTTCTCTGTTCTGGGTATTTCAAAAGGATTCTTTACGCAGGGGCCATCGTAATGTCCGGTTTCAGGCTTCTCAATGGACAGTTTAACCATACCGCCAATTGCACATGATCCAGATTTTGCCACATCAACTGCTCTGTCAACGGTTTTTTCTATTAGGCCGGTTTCAAATCCGCTGCATGATGCAAATCCCCAGCAGCCATTCACGAGCACTCTTATTCCGATGCCCTGGTTTGCCTGCATTTCAGTTTCAGCCAGTCTCTGCTTCCGGAAAGCAATGCTTTCAAGATCAACGTTCTCCACTCGCACATCACCGTAATCTACTCCTCGATGCTGCAGCTGCTCGATTATTTCAAGCGCTGAACCTCTCATCTCTTCAATCATTGGGTATTTCCTTCCGAATCGTTCATGGTTTTATTACTACCGCTTGAAGGACAGTCCGCTTTCTCAAGAATCCTGGTC of Candidatus Aegiribacteria sp. contains these proteins:
- a CDS encoding TldD/PmbA family protein, encoding MIEEMRGSALEIIEQLQHRGVDYGDVRVENVDLESIAFRKQRLAETEMQANQGIGIRVLVNGCWGFASCSGFETGLIEKTVDRAVDVAKSGSCAIGGMVKLSIEKPETGHYDGPCVKNPFEIPRTEKMDLLSSAADIIHSSPLISMSWSYLWFERRKRVFGNTEGTLVSSDLTFTQPILIAYAVHNNDMQSRSLQDGARIAGWEWIEQVDMIAWAEKAREEAIMKVKAPEGPSGVMDLVLDGLHLSLTMHESVGHPTESDRVLGWEANMAGRTFLEISDQEHLKYGSDKVNFIADNTLPFGVASWGWDDDGVPGQKWYTVKNGIFQEFGSVRETALLVDRQHSRGCCRAMDFACFPINRQPNFYLEPGTEQVTPNDLISEVEKGVYIEGRGSFSIDQRRVNFQFGGDLFWEIRNGKKVQPLKKVIYRSKTRDFWGSCDGISDKRFFRTMGLLTCGKGEPVQAARMTHGASVSRFRNIEVGRGAE